A region of Catenibacterium mitsuokai DNA encodes the following proteins:
- a CDS encoding PDDEXK nuclease domain-containing protein, whose protein sequence is MNEVSNEFLDRVSSLIEEAKKNVKTAVNIAMVYTYFEIGRMIIEEEQNGDNRAEYGKYIIKNLSSFLTEHYGKGYSVDNLKLIRRFYTIYKTDSIGETVFPQFKNYPATVTGRKFYLSWSHYLKLMRITNIEERHFYEIESVKNDWSLSELKRQYDSSLYERLALSKNKDEVMLLSQKGQIIEKPADAIKDPYVLEFLQLPELPVYSESELENKIIDHLQQFLLELGKGYTFVGRQVRLTFDEEHFKVDLVFFNRILKCFVLIDLKIGELKHQDIGQMQMYVNYYDRKVKLEDENNTIGIILCKDKKQSIVEMTLPENNNQIFASKFQTVLPSKEELQNILNEE, encoded by the coding sequence ATGAATGAAGTAAGCAATGAATTTCTAGATAGAGTTTCTTCATTAATCGAAGAAGCTAAAAAAAATGTTAAAACTGCTGTAAATATTGCTATGGTCTATACATATTTTGAGATTGGACGAATGATTATTGAAGAAGAACAAAATGGCGATAATCGAGCTGAATACGGTAAATATATAATTAAAAACTTATCATCCTTTTTGACTGAGCATTATGGTAAGGGATATTCCGTTGACAACCTAAAACTAATAAGAAGGTTTTATACAATCTATAAAACTGACTCAATTGGGGAAACAGTGTTTCCCCAATTCAAAAACTACCCTGCCACTGTTACAGGACGTAAATTTTACCTAAGCTGGTCGCATTATTTAAAACTAATGAGAATCACTAATATCGAGGAAAGACATTTCTACGAAATCGAATCCGTTAAAAATGATTGGAGTCTATCAGAATTAAAAAGACAATATGATTCTTCATTATATGAACGTTTAGCGTTAAGTAAAAACAAAGATGAAGTAATGTTGTTATCACAAAAGGGACAAATAATAGAAAAACCAGCAGATGCAATTAAAGATCCATATGTATTAGAATTTTTACAATTACCAGAATTACCTGTATATTCTGAAAGTGAGTTAGAGAATAAGATTATTGATCATTTACAGCAATTTTTACTTGAACTTGGAAAAGGTTATACATTTGTAGGCAGACAAGTTAGACTAACATTTGATGAGGAACATTTCAAAGTTGATTTAGTATTCTTCAATAGAATACTAAAATGTTTTGTATTAATTGATTTAAAAATCGGAGAATTGAAACACCAAGATATTGGACAAATGCAGATGTATGTGAATTACTATGACCGTAAAGTAAAACTTGAAGATGAAAATAATACAATTGGAATTATTCTATGTAAAGACAAAAAACAATCCATTGTAGAAATGACTTTACCTGAAAATAATAATCAAATCTTTGCGAGTAAATTCCAAACAGTATTACCAAGCAAAGAAGAATTACAAAACATTTTAAATGAAGAATAG
- a CDS encoding glycosyltransferase family 2 protein translates to MKTLTVAVPCYNSQDYMRHAIEPLLICENDIEILIIDDGSKDKTGEIGDLLEEEYPATIRCIHQENGGHGEAVNTGLKNATGRFFKVLDSDDWFDEASLVKVIQTLKKLGNDVDMMICNYVYDKPSKNTQKPIRYTNALPENKIFRWYDVKYFYPSQNLLMHSIIYRTEVLRASGLVLPKHTFYVDNLFVYEPIPFVQTMYYLNVDLYHYFIGREDQSVNETVMIGRIDQQIRVNKRMIDAIDIDKLKSRKMRKYLIKYLSMITTVTTVLCIKSGTEENLQKRNDLWAYMKDTKPAVYKEVKKTALGLAMQLDDPLGRKLIVGGYKLAQKLFGFN, encoded by the coding sequence ATGAAAACTCTTACAGTTGCGGTTCCTTGTTATAATTCACAGGATTATATGAGACATGCTATTGAACCATTATTAATATGTGAAAATGATATTGAAATCTTAATCATTGATGATGGTTCTAAGGATAAGACAGGAGAGATAGGGGACTTATTAGAGGAAGAATATCCTGCAACAATCAGATGTATACATCAGGAAAATGGTGGACATGGTGAAGCAGTTAATACTGGTTTAAAGAATGCAACCGGACGCTTCTTTAAAGTATTAGACAGTGATGACTGGTTTGATGAAGCATCTTTAGTTAAAGTGATTCAGACATTAAAGAAACTTGGTAATGATGTCGATATGATGATCTGTAACTATGTCTATGATAAACCATCAAAGAATACACAGAAGCCTATTCGTTATACAAATGCATTACCTGAAAATAAGATTTTTAGATGGTATGATGTGAAATATTTCTATCCATCACAGAACCTATTAATGCATTCAATTATCTATCGTACAGAAGTATTACGTGCAAGTGGTCTTGTACTTCCTAAGCATACATTCTATGTAGATAATTTATTTGTGTATGAACCAATTCCATTCGTTCAGACTATGTATTATCTAAATGTTGATTTATATCACTATTTCATTGGTCGTGAAGATCAATCAGTGAATGAAACAGTCATGATTGGACGTATTGATCAGCAGATCAGAGTGAATAAACGTATGATTGATGCAATCGATATTGATAAGCTTAAATCACGTAAGATGAGAAAATACTTAATCAAGTATCTTTCTATGATTACTACAGTAACTACTGTATTATGCATTAAGAGTGGTACAGAAGAAAACCTACAGAAGCGTAATGATTTATGGGCTTATATGAAAGATACAAAGCCAGCTGTTTATAAGGAAGTTAAAAAGACTGCATTAGGTCTTGCTATGCAATTAGATGATCCGCTAGGACGTAAACTAATCGTTGGTGGATATAAACTTGCACAGAAACTATTCGGTTTCAATTAA
- a CDS encoding nitroreductase family protein, which produces MKELFHRTSVRKYLDKQVEDEKVEMMLKGAMAAPSAGNQQPWEFYVVKNKETIEKLSKTSPYASCCASAPLTFVACYRINCRMPEYVHIDMSASVENLLLEADSLGLGAVWLGIAPLKERMDAVREVLNIPENLEAFAIIACGYPESVRPQQNRFDKDRIHYVL; this is translated from the coding sequence ATGAAAGAATTATTTCACAGAACAAGTGTTAGAAAATATCTAGATAAGCAGGTAGAGGATGAAAAAGTAGAAATGATGTTGAAGGGTGCTATGGCTGCACCATCTGCAGGAAACCAACAGCCTTGGGAATTCTATGTAGTTAAAAATAAAGAAACAATAGAAAAGCTATCAAAAACAAGCCCTTATGCATCATGCTGTGCATCTGCACCTCTTACTTTTGTTGCATGTTATCGTATTAACTGTAGAATGCCTGAATATGTCCATATTGATATGAGTGCATCAGTAGAAAATCTTCTATTAGAAGCAGATTCACTTGGACTTGGTGCTGTATGGTTAGGTATTGCACCATTAAAAGAGAGAATGGATGCAGTGCGTGAAGTATTAAATATACCTGAAAACTTAGAAGCTTTCGCAATTATTGCATGTGGATATCCTGAATCAGTGCGTCCTCAACAGAATCGTTTTGATAAAGATAGAATACATTACGTGTTATAA
- a CDS encoding ATP-binding protein has protein sequence MEKSVFKRKIYNEILEWKENRSDKYSLLIKGAKRIGKSTITKVFAEKEFKSYILIDFAHTSKEIIELFDDMYNLDFFFLQLQQFTGVRLYENESVIIFDEVQLLPKARQAIKYLVADGRYKYIETGSLLSIKKNTKDILIPSEEHKISMYPMDFEEFLWAIDDTMTADTIKLLMKSKKPAGNALHRNLMRTFRLYMLIGGMPQAIESYLESNNLQVVDEVKREIIDLYEEDFIKIDGTGLAGDIYDAIPANLSSNASRYILSIAKNGIRANRVRELIPDMLSSFTVNIAYHANNPNVGMSLEKDINRYKLFLSDVGLFITLIFKDKDFTENIIYNKLLSNKLDTNLGYVYENVVTQMLMAKGNNLFYYTMNSDNSNHLYEIDFLFSKGNKICPIEVKSGNYRSHKSLNLFCDKVSNRIKDKYVVHTKDYKSENGIQYIPIYMIPFI, from the coding sequence GTGGAAAAATCAGTTTTCAAAAGAAAAATATACAATGAAATACTTGAGTGGAAAGAAAATCGAAGTGATAAATATTCATTACTAATCAAAGGAGCGAAACGTATAGGAAAAAGTACAATTACTAAAGTGTTTGCAGAAAAAGAATTTAAATCATACATACTAATAGACTTTGCACATACAAGTAAGGAAATCATAGAATTATTCGATGACATGTACAATCTAGACTTTTTCTTTTTACAACTTCAACAATTCACAGGTGTTCGCTTATATGAGAATGAATCAGTCATTATTTTTGATGAAGTACAACTCCTCCCAAAAGCTAGACAAGCAATTAAATATCTGGTGGCTGATGGAAGATACAAATATATTGAAACTGGATCTCTTTTATCCATCAAGAAAAACACCAAAGACATTTTAATACCTAGCGAAGAACACAAGATATCTATGTATCCTATGGACTTTGAAGAGTTTTTATGGGCTATCGATGACACTATGACTGCAGATACAATAAAACTACTAATGAAGAGTAAAAAGCCTGCTGGTAATGCACTACATAGAAATCTTATGCGCACTTTCAGACTTTATATGCTTATAGGTGGCATGCCTCAAGCTATAGAATCATATCTAGAAAGTAATAATTTACAAGTAGTAGACGAAGTAAAAAGAGAAATTATAGACTTATATGAAGAAGACTTTATCAAAATTGATGGAACTGGACTTGCAGGAGACATTTATGATGCTATACCAGCAAATTTAAGCAGTAATGCATCAAGATATATATTATCAATCGCAAAAAATGGCATAAGAGCAAATAGAGTTCGAGAATTAATTCCTGATATGCTTAGTTCATTCACTGTAAATATTGCATATCATGCAAACAATCCTAATGTTGGTATGTCTCTAGAAAAGGATATTAATCGTTATAAATTATTTCTTTCTGACGTAGGATTGTTTATAACACTTATATTCAAAGATAAAGATTTCACCGAAAATATCATCTACAATAAACTCTTATCAAATAAACTCGATACTAATCTGGGATATGTGTACGAAAATGTCGTAACTCAAATGTTAATGGCGAAAGGCAATAATTTATTTTATTACACAATGAATAGTGATAATTCTAATCATCTATATGAAATTGATTTCTTATTTTCCAAAGGCAATAAAATATGTCCAATAGAGGTTAAGTCAGGAAACTATAGATCTCACAAATCATTAAATTTATTCTGTGATAAAGTCAGTAATAGAATCAAAGATAAATATGTTGTTCATACGAAAGATTATAAATCAGAAAATGGAATTCAATATATTCCTATTTATATGATTCCATTCATTTAA
- a CDS encoding ATP-binding protein: MIERPLYLDKIMPFVDTPFVKILTGVRRCGKSTILKMIIKKLKEEKQVDDEQILNYCFDSMEYEDMTTKELYLEIKSKILQSKKTYLFLDEIQEIEGWEKVVNTLASDFDVDIYITGSNSRMMSSEISTYLTGRYITFHIYTLSFEEYLMFKKSYTTLKDLKQEFSQYVRLGGFPATHLQDYSQDEVYTIVKDIYNSTIFSDIVRRNQVKKIDQLERVVKYTFNNIGNTFSAKSISNYFKSEQRKIDNETVCSYLEKLQKAYILHKCSRYDLQGKNILKTQEKFYLSDVSLRYSALGYAVDSIASSLENIVYLELKRRGYDVYIGKIKDKEIDFVATKQNEKIYVQVTQEIKSEKTQKREYEQLLEIRDNYPKYVVMADNFAGGNYEGIKTMNIVDFLLSKEY; the protein is encoded by the coding sequence ATGATAGAGAGACCATTATATTTAGATAAAATCATGCCTTTTGTAGATACTCCATTTGTGAAAATATTGACTGGAGTTCGACGCTGTGGTAAATCAACAATTCTGAAGATGATTATTAAAAAGCTTAAAGAAGAGAAGCAAGTAGATGATGAACAGATTCTTAATTATTGTTTCGATTCTATGGAATATGAAGATATGACTACAAAAGAATTGTATCTAGAAATAAAATCGAAAATACTACAATCAAAAAAGACATACTTATTCTTAGATGAGATACAAGAAATTGAAGGATGGGAAAAAGTAGTGAATACGCTTGCTTCAGACTTTGATGTAGATATCTATATTACAGGATCCAATTCAAGAATGATGTCTTCAGAGATATCTACATATCTAACAGGCAGATATATTACTTTTCATATATATACTTTGTCATTTGAAGAATATCTTATGTTCAAGAAAAGCTATACGACTCTTAAGGATTTGAAACAGGAATTTAGCCAATATGTACGATTGGGTGGATTCCCTGCAACTCATTTACAGGATTATTCTCAGGATGAAGTTTACACGATTGTGAAGGACATTTATAATTCAACTATTTTTTCTGATATTGTACGTAGAAACCAAGTCAAGAAGATAGACCAGCTAGAAAGAGTTGTAAAATATACGTTTAATAATATTGGAAATACATTTTCTGCAAAATCAATTTCTAATTATTTCAAATCAGAACAGAGAAAAATTGATAATGAAACAGTTTGTAGTTATTTAGAGAAATTACAGAAAGCCTATATTCTTCATAAGTGTTCTAGATATGATCTTCAAGGAAAGAATATATTAAAAACACAGGAGAAATTCTATCTTTCAGATGTTTCTTTGCGTTATTCTGCATTGGGCTATGCTGTAGATAGTATTGCTTCATCTCTAGAAAACATAGTATATTTAGAACTTAAAAGAAGAGGCTATGATGTTTATATTGGTAAGATAAAAGATAAAGAAATTGATTTTGTTGCTACAAAACAAAATGAAAAAATTTATGTTCAGGTAACACAGGAAATAAAGTCTGAAAAAACACAGAAAAGGGAATATGAACAGCTTTTAGAAATCAGAGATAATTATCCTAAGTATGTTGTGATGGCAGATAATTTTGCGGGTGGTAATTATGAAGGAATAAAAACAATGAATATAGTAGATTTCTTATTAAGTAAAGAGTATTAG
- a CDS encoding inorganic diphosphatase: MRNDYPKIIGSFVHGKIDRPIGSHHPKYPDMTYPLNYGYVDDILAEDGEQQDIYLLGSDKPLTEFGGYVIAVYRRDNDIEDKWIISLDNKNYSDQEILKQIAFQEKFFTGKLLR, from the coding sequence ATGCGTAATGATTATCCTAAAATTATTGGTAGTTTTGTTCATGGTAAAATAGACAGACCTATAGGTAGCCATCATCCTAAATATCCTGATATGACATATCCACTTAATTACGGATATGTAGATGATATTTTAGCTGAAGATGGTGAGCAGCAAGACATTTATTTGTTAGGTAGCGATAAGCCATTAACTGAATTTGGAGGTTATGTAATAGCTGTATATCGTAGAGATAATGATATTGAAGATAAATGGATTATTTCTCTTGATAATAAAAATTATAGTGATCAAGAAATTCTTAAACAAATAGCCTTTCAAGAAAAGTTTTTTACTGGTAAATTGCTTCGATGA
- a CDS encoding glycogen synthase — protein MRKKTTKKRTTKAAAVKKETVTAAKDTTKEAAPVKETVKKATATKTATKKETPVKETVTKVETVTEAEPKKETAKKTATTKKTTVKKTAPAKETTKKTTAVKAETKKVEPVKETAKKTATKKATTKKTTAKKAAAKTETVKEEAPKKTTKKATAKKTTKKATATKKETVKKEEPKVEETVAPEVEKKVEVEPEVVVQETPAPAPVDLGPRRSVAFIGSECYPFVKTGGLGDVMSALPKSLAKLNCDVKVIIPRYKCIPQKFQEKMEYKGSFSMDLCADGKQYYVGIMEYQEDGVVYDFIDNDEFFSWGNPYTNLIDDIPKFCYFGKAALAALNYLDWTPDVVHCHDWQAALVPLYLRTCFKDSNVGRASCVLTIHNLRFQGIYDRKTIQYWSGLPDYVFNKDCLTQNWLDANMLKGGITYSNVVTTVSNTYAGEIQTEEYGEGLEEHLRYHHNKLVGIVNGIDTDIWNPATDKLLAAPYDSTNVIENKKANKKALQESLGLEVDDHKIVIGLISRLTNQKGLDLVNSVIPHIMDEHTQVVVLGTGDAEYEDAFRYYENAYKGNFCAYIAYNENVAHNIYAGCDALLVPSRFEPCGLTQLISMRYGSVPIVRETGGLKDTVQPYNLFDNTGNGFTFDRYESGLLYDAINRAKTLYFESRPYWDDMVVRNMNKDVSWEQSAKHYKDMYVGLTPKY, from the coding sequence ATGAGAAAGAAAACTACAAAGAAAAGAACTACAAAAGCAGCTGCTGTTAAGAAAGAAACAGTAACAGCTGCTAAGGATACAACAAAAGAAGCTGCTCCTGTAAAGGAAACAGTTAAGAAAGCTACAGCCACTAAGACTGCAACTAAAAAAGAAACTCCTGTAAAGGAAACAGTTACTAAAGTAGAAACAGTAACAGAAGCTGAACCTAAAAAGGAAACAGCTAAAAAGACTGCAACTACAAAGAAAACAACAGTTAAAAAAACTGCTCCTGCAAAAGAAACAACTAAGAAGACTACAGCTGTAAAGGCTGAAACTAAAAAGGTAGAGCCTGTAAAGGAAACAGCTAAAAAGACTGCAACAAAGAAAGCAACAACTAAGAAGACTACAGCTAAAAAAGCTGCAGCTAAGACAGAAACTGTAAAAGAAGAAGCACCTAAAAAGACAACTAAGAAAGCAACTGCAAAGAAGACAACTAAGAAGGCTACAGCTACTAAGAAAGAAACAGTTAAGAAGGAAGAACCTAAAGTAGAAGAAACAGTAGCTCCTGAAGTTGAAAAGAAGGTTGAAGTAGAACCTGAAGTAGTTGTTCAGGAAACTCCTGCTCCAGCACCAGTTGATTTAGGCCCACGTAGAAGTGTAGCATTCATTGGTTCTGAATGTTATCCATTTGTAAAGACTGGTGGATTAGGAGATGTTATGTCTGCTCTTCCTAAGAGTCTTGCTAAGTTGAATTGTGATGTTAAGGTTATTATTCCTAGATATAAATGTATTCCACAGAAGTTCCAGGAAAAGATGGAATATAAAGGTTCATTCTCTATGGACTTATGTGCAGATGGTAAACAGTATTATGTAGGTATTATGGAATACCAGGAAGATGGCGTTGTTTATGATTTTATTGATAACGATGAATTCTTCTCTTGGGGTAATCCATATACTAATCTAATCGATGATATTCCTAAATTCTGTTATTTTGGTAAAGCGGCTCTTGCAGCACTTAACTATTTAGATTGGACACCGGATGTTGTACATTGTCATGACTGGCAGGCTGCTTTAGTTCCACTCTATTTAAGAACATGCTTCAAAGACAGCAATGTAGGACGTGCAAGCTGCGTACTTACTATTCATAACTTAAGATTCCAGGGAATCTATGATAGAAAGACTATTCAGTACTGGTCAGGACTTCCTGATTATGTATTTAATAAAGACTGCCTCACACAGAATTGGTTGGATGCGAATATGTTAAAGGGTGGTATTACTTATAGTAATGTTGTAACTACTGTAAGTAATACATATGCTGGTGAAATCCAGACTGAAGAATATGGTGAAGGTCTTGAAGAACACTTAAGATATCATCATAACAAGCTTGTAGGTATCGTAAATGGTATTGATACAGATATTTGGAATCCAGCAACTGATAAATTATTAGCTGCGCCATATGATAGTACGAATGTTATTGAAAACAAGAAAGCAAATAAGAAAGCTTTACAGGAATCATTAGGATTAGAAGTAGATGATCATAAGATTGTCATTGGTTTGATTTCACGTTTGACTAACCAGAAGGGTCTAGATCTTGTAAATAGTGTAATTCCACATATTATGGATGAACATACACAGGTTGTTGTATTAGGTACAGGTGATGCCGAATATGAAGATGCATTCCGTTATTATGAAAACGCGTATAAGGGTAACTTCTGTGCTTATATTGCCTACAATGAAAATGTAGCACATAACATCTATGCTGGATGTGATGCATTATTAGTACCATCTAGATTTGAACCATGTGGATTAACTCAGTTAATTAGTATGAGATATGGTTCAGTACCAATCGTAAGAGAAACTGGTGGATTAAAAGATACAGTACAGCCTTATAACTTATTTGATAACACTGGTAATGGATTTACATTCGATAGATATGAAAGTGGACTTTTATATGATGCAATCAATCGTGCTAAGACACTTTACTTCGAAAGTAGACCATACTGGGATGACATGGTAGTTCGTAATATGAACAAAGATGTCTCTTGGGAACAGAGTGCAAAACACTACAAAGATATGTATGTAGGATTAACACCTAAATATTAA
- a CDS encoding helix-turn-helix domain-containing protein: MEYDIGSKIKAARIGKKLTQEQVAELLGVSRQTISNWENEKSYPDIISVIKMSECYDVSLDYLLKGEEKMKNYYDYLEESTNVVKSNANRNKIVTILSYLLIWASAMIVFWFFTSGSDAMGYSLMLLWFILPVTTFIVSVIIGKDNFWGKGKWAFTIFFGVMYMLAEYGTFKIANNITFNKLNSPDLGMIVAGAIISAIGMLAGSLWNKKRHNQKNK; this comes from the coding sequence ATGGAATATGATATTGGAAGCAAAATCAAGGCAGCACGAATTGGAAAAAAGCTGACGCAAGAACAGGTTGCCGAATTGTTGGGTGTAAGTCGTCAGACCATCTCAAATTGGGAAAACGAAAAATCCTATCCAGATATTATCAGTGTTATTAAAATGAGCGAATGCTACGATGTCTCTCTTGACTATTTATTGAAGGGAGAAGAAAAAATGAAAAACTATTATGATTATCTTGAAGAAAGTACGAATGTTGTTAAAAGCAATGCCAACAGAAACAAGATTGTTACGATTCTCTCTTATCTTTTGATTTGGGCATCTGCAATGATTGTGTTCTGGTTTTTTACAAGTGGAAGTGATGCTATGGGCTACAGTTTGATGCTCCTTTGGTTTATTCTTCCTGTAACTACATTTATTGTGTCCGTTATTATTGGTAAAGATAACTTTTGGGGGAAAGGAAAATGGGCATTCACTATTTTCTTTGGCGTAATGTATATGCTTGCTGAATATGGCACATTCAAAATAGCAAACAACATAACTTTTAACAAACTGAATTCCCCTGACTTGGGAATGATTGTAGCTGGCGCAATAATCTCTGCAATCGGAATGTTGGCAGGTTCACTGTGGAATAAGAAACGCCACAATCAAAAAAATAAATAA
- a CDS encoding phosphatase PAP2 family protein, giving the protein MIKKFIKTHEHAWVLVYFVFYMPWYFGLQQRDIRHFFDMYVGLDRIIPFVPAFIIPYVYWFLFVAGTLLFLFFYDADEFYRGFSFLACGMTISLIIFTIFPTTFCHRPEVLTGNAFEQFWLRFIYGADKPTNVFPSIHVFNSIGCAIALIKSKKFKDNKPMHIFAIISAVLITLSTMFIKQHSCMDAVAAAVIAYILYQLIYKREHPRLRQFVYSKFPNKG; this is encoded by the coding sequence ATGATTAAGAAATTCATAAAGACTCATGAACATGCATGGGTTCTTGTCTATTTTGTATTTTATATGCCTTGGTACTTTGGATTACAACAAAGAGATATCCGTCATTTCTTTGATATGTATGTAGGATTGGATCGTATCATACCATTCGTACCAGCATTTATTATTCCCTATGTCTATTGGTTTTTATTTGTTGCAGGAACTTTGTTATTCTTGTTTTTTTATGATGCAGATGAATTCTATCGTGGCTTTTCATTTCTAGCCTGTGGTATGACTATTTCACTCATCATATTCACAATCTTCCCAACAACATTCTGTCATCGTCCAGAAGTACTTACAGGGAATGCCTTTGAACAGTTCTGGTTAAGATTTATTTATGGGGCAGATAAACCAACCAATGTATTTCCAAGTATTCATGTATTTAATTCAATAGGATGTGCGATAGCACTTATTAAATCAAAAAAATTTAAAGATAATAAACCAATGCATATATTTGCGATTATCTCAGCAGTACTTATTACATTATCTACAATGTTCATCAAACAGCATTCATGTATGGATGCAGTAGCAGCAGCTGTCATTGCATATATACTCTATCAATTGATTTATAAGAGAGAACATCCTCGTTTACGTCAATTCGTATATTCAAAGTTTCCTAATAAAGGCTAA
- a CDS encoding type IV toxin-antitoxin system AbiEi family antitoxin domain-containing protein, translating into MDEILSYMNNGVLNLKSLKEVNLSRQSIYNFIKRNNMEKVGPGIYISKETLEDEAYVLSLRCPKGVVSHDDALYYYGLVDREPMIHNITMYSGYNPTTLTRAGYKVYTVKRELLDLGKKTVVNQFGHEIPMYDLERTVCDLVRNRSNFEIQDFNAALKSYVKRKDKDLNRLMFYAKTFRLEKIIKQYMEILL; encoded by the coding sequence ATGGATGAAATACTTAGTTATATGAATAATGGTGTTTTGAATTTAAAAAGTTTAAAAGAAGTGAATTTGTCTAGACAGTCTATTTATAATTTCATTAAGAGAAATAATATGGAAAAGGTAGGACCAGGTATTTATATCTCAAAAGAAACATTAGAAGATGAAGCCTATGTATTATCGTTACGTTGTCCAAAAGGAGTGGTATCTCACGATGATGCTTTGTATTATTATGGTTTAGTGGATCGAGAACCTATGATTCATAATATTACGATGTATTCTGGCTATAATCCAACTACCTTAACTCGCGCTGGGTATAAAGTGTATACTGTAAAGAGAGAACTATTGGATTTGGGTAAAAAAACTGTTGTAAATCAATTCGGTCATGAGATTCCAATGTATGATTTAGAAAGAACAGTTTGTGATTTGGTAAGAAATAGAAGTAATTTTGAAATACAGGATTTTAATGCTGCATTAAAATCCTATGTAAAAAGAAAAGATAAGGATCTAAACCGTTTAATGTTTTATGCGAAGACATTTAGACTGGAAAAAATAATTAAACAATATATGGAGATATTGTTGTAA
- the cysE gene encoding serine O-acetyltransferase, with amino-acid sequence MAKTIVGAVLENDPASRNWFNVILNYPGVHAIFFYRINHFLWTKCHMKLIARFLSQVARFFTGIEIHPGATIGKRLFIDHGMGVVIGETTIIGDDCLLYQGVTLGGVGTGEHTCKRHPTLHNNVMISAGAKIIGDITIGDNSIVGANSVVLKDVPPNCTVVGVPGMIVKENGVKVHREL; translated from the coding sequence ATGGCGAAAACTATTGTTGGTGCAGTATTAGAAAATGATCCAGCATCACGTAACTGGTTCAATGTAATATTGAACTATCCAGGTGTACATGCTATCTTTTTTTATCGCATCAATCATTTCTTATGGACAAAATGTCATATGAAATTAATTGCACGTTTCCTGTCACAAGTAGCACGCTTTTTTACAGGGATTGAAATACATCCAGGTGCAACGATTGGTAAACGATTATTTATTGACCATGGTATGGGAGTTGTAATTGGGGAAACAACTATTATTGGTGATGATTGTTTATTATATCAAGGTGTGACTCTTGGAGGGGTAGGTACAGGAGAACATACATGTAAAAGACATCCAACCTTACACAATAATGTAATGATTTCAGCTGGTGCAAAAATTATTGGGGATATTACTATTGGAGATAACAGTATTGTAGGTGCGAATTCAGTTGTATTGAAAGATGTACCACCTAACTGTACAGTAGTAGGTGTTCCTGGTATGATTGTGAAAGAGAATGGTGTCAAAGTACATCGCGAATTATAA